The Lysobacter helvus nucleotide sequence ACCGACAGCGGCGGCGGCGTGCGCCTGGGCCTGGAGCGCCGTTACGTCAACGATCGCGGCCACAAGCTGCTCGCGCAGATCGACTACGCGACGCGCCGCAAGACCGCGACGGTGCAGTACCGCGTGCCCGCGTTCCTGTGGCTCGACGGTTGGTACACCGCCAGCCTGCAGGCGGCGGACGAACAGACCGACGACTCGGACACGCGCCGCCTCGAACTCGTGGGCAGCCGCAGCGGCGAGGTCAACAAGTACCTGACCGCGGTCGTCGCGTTGCACGTGCTGCGCGAGCGCTGGCGATTCCTGTCTTCGGACCCGCTGGCGCCGATCGAGGACTACAAGTACGCATCGATGCTGTTCCCGTCGGTGAGCGCGGAATACATCGACGCCGACGATCGCCTGTATCCGCGCCGCGCGCTCGGCGGCACGGTGCTGCTGCGCGGCGCGGTGGAAGGCGTCGCGTCGGACGCGACGTTCGTGCAGATCCACACGACGGCGCGCTGGTTCCATGGCCTGGGGCCCACCGATCGCCTGCTCGTGCGCGGCGAACTCGGGCACACCTTCACCAACGCGCTCGTCGAGATGCCGTTGAGCCTGCGCTTCTTCGCCGGCGGCGATCGCAGCGTGCGCGGCTACGGCTGGCGCGAGATCGGCCCGCGCAACGGCGACCTGGCCACCGGCGCGAAGAACGTCATCACCGGCAGCATCGAATACGAACGCTACTTCACGAAGGAATGGGGCGGCGCGGTGTTCGTCGATACCGGTGATGCGTTCGACAGCGAGAAGCCGGACTTCCACACCGGCGTCGGCATCGGCGTGCGCTGGCGCTCGCCGGTGGGCCCGGTGCGCGTGGACGTCGCGCGCGGATTGAACGGACCCGATGCGGGCTTCACGCTGCACTTCAACATCGGGGCGGACCTGTGAGGGGCGTGCCGCTCACGCCGGAACAGCGCGCGCAGCGCACGGCGGCGCGCAAGGCGCTGGCGCGGCGGGTGGCGATCCGCTCGTCGATCCTGGCGCTCGCGCTCGGCGTCGTGGTGGTCGCCTTGCTGTACTGGTTGCTCACGACGATCGGCGGGCGCGATGTGTTGCTGTCGCAGATCGTGTCGCGGTTGCCGCCGGGGGCGACGCTGACGTGGACGAGCGCGGAGGGGCCGGCGTCCGGGCCGCTGACGTTGCACGGCGTGCGTTTTGCTTACGCATCCGATCCGAAGCAGCCCGCGAAGCGCATGGTGTTCACCGCGCAGACGCTGGTGCTCGATCCCGCATTGCGTCCGCTGCTGGGGCGCACGCTGCGGCTCGACGCACTCGACGTGCGCGGTGCGACGCTCGACCTGCCGGTGAGTGACGAACCGTTCCAGTTCCCGCGCTGGCCCGAATCCCTGCCGCACATCGCGCCGCCGATGGCGCTGATCGCCGACACGATCCGCATCGATGGCTTCCGCGTGTCGCAGGAAGGCGCGCCCCTGATCGACATCCGCAGCGCGCGCGCCGGCCTGCAGGCATCGCAAGGACGCCTGCATGTCGAACACCTGACGGTGGACAGCGACCGCGGCCACTTCACGCTGCACGGCGATTACGTGCCGCGCCAGCGCTACCGCACCGACCTCCTCGCCACCGCGGTGTTGCCTGCACCGGCGGGTTCGACGGCGCCGCGCCTTGCGATGGTCGCGCGCGGGGATGTCGCGCGCCTGGACGTCGCGATCGCAGGCCGCGCCCCGGCGCCGCTGCGCGCCACGCTGGTGCTGCGCGGCGAACCCGATCCGCGCTGGCATGTCCGCGCGGTCGCGTCGGCGTTCGATCCCGCGGTGTTCACCGGCGCGCCGCCCGCGGCGGAACCGTATGCGTTCGACCTGATCGCCGACGGCACCGGCGGACGCGCGCGCGTGCAGGGACACGTCGTGCAAGGCGACATGCGCATCGATGTGCAACCGTCGAACGTGCGCCTGGAAGATCGCGTGCTCACCGTCGAACCGCTGGTGATCGATGCGCTGCAAGGCCGCGCGACGTTGCGCGGTTACGCGGACCTGCGCGATGCGGCGCGGCGCGTGCTGCGCTTCTCGGTGAATGCGCGCGGCTTCCGCTGGGGCGGCACGCCGACGGCGCCGGCGGTGATCGGCGATGCGGACTTCGGTGTTGCCGGCCGGCTGGAATCCTGGGCCGCGATCGGCAATGCAAGGTTGCTGCGCGAGGATCGTCGCGCGACGGTGCAGTTCGATGCGCGCGGCGACACGACGCACGCGTTGCTGCGCAAGCTCGACGCGCAGATGCCGGAGGGCACGCTGGAGGCGAATGGCGACGTGCATTGGTCGCCGGCGCTGGCGTGGCAATTCGACGCGCAGCTGGCGGGCTTCGATCCGGGCTATTTCGTGCCGGACTTCCCGGGCCGCATCGAGGGCACGCTGGAGACGCGGGGCCGCGCACGCAAGGGCGGCGGTTTCGATGCCACGCTCGATGCACCGCAACTGCGCGGCACCTTGCGCGGGCGCGCGCTGGATGCGCATGCCAACGTCGCGATGCACGGCGACGAGTTCGAAGGCGACGTGGTGCTCTCGCTCGGCGGCAGCCATGCGAGCGCGAAGGGCACGTACGGCCGCACGCTGTCGCTGGATGCGAAGTTCGATCCGTTGCGCCTCGACGACCTGTTGCCTGGCGCCGGCGGCGCACTGCGCGGCACCGCCACGCTGCGCGGCGCGCGCGATGCGCCCGACATCGCCGCCGACCTCGACGGCACCGGCCTGCACTGGGGCGACTGGCGCGCCGGCACGTTGCGCGCACATGGTCGCCTGCCGTGGCGCAACGGCGCCGGCACGCTGCACGTGGAAGCGGCGGACGTGCAGGCGGGCCTTGCGATCGACCGCGCGGTGATCGATGCGCGCGGTGCGTTCGAACGGCTCTCGCTGGATGCGAGCATCGCCGCGCCGATGGTGCAGGCCACGCTCTCCGGTGATGCGGTCAAGCGCGGCGCGCAATGGAGCGGCACGCTCGCATCCCTGCGGCTCGCGCCGGCAAAGGGCGGTCCATGGACGCTCGACCACGCGGCGCAATGGCGCTGGGATGGTCGCAACGGCGCGTTGTCGAATGCGTGCCTCAACGCGGCCGGCGGCGGCAGCCTGTGCGCGAACGCGGACTGGCCGCGCCATGGCCTCGACGTCCGCGCCGATCGCTTGCCGCTCACGCTCGCGACCCCATGGCTGCCCGAACGCACCGACGGCCGCCCGTGGCTGCTGCATGGCGAGATCGCGCTCGTCGGCCAGGTGCGACCCGTCGGCAACGCATGGCGCGGCACCGCGCGCGTCACGTCCGTCGACGGCGGCATGAAGAACAGCGAGCGTTCGCGTCGCGACCTGCTCTCGTACCAGGACCTGTCGCTCGACGCGCAATTCGATCCGCAACGCATCTCCGTCGTCGTCGGCGCGCGCGTCAACGAAGACGGCCGCCTCGACGCGCGCATCGCCACCGGCTGGGACGATTACGCACCGCTCGATGGCGACATCGCGATCCGCACCGACGCACTGACGTGGATGGAGCTGCTTTCCCCCGACATCGTCGAGCCCACCGGCCTGCTGGAAGGCCACGTCGCATTGGGCGGCACCCGCGCGCAACCCTCGCTCGGCGGGCAGGCGCACCTGTCGAACTTCGCGACCGAGTTGCCTGCGCTCGCGATCGCGTTGTCGGATGGCGACGTGCGCCTGGATGCGCAACCCGACGGCACCGCGCGCATCAATGGCAGCCTGCATTCGGGCGAAGGCACGCTGCGGCTCGACGGCACGCTGGGCTGGCGCGGCGAAGACACGCCGCTGGTGCTCAACGTCACCGGGCAGAACGTGCTCGCCGCCGATACGCGCGACCTGCGTGCGGTGATCGATCCGAACGTCGTGGTGCGTTATGCAGCGGGCAAGCCGCTCGAAGTGACGGGCACGGTGCGCGTGCCGTCGGCGCGGCTCGACCTGGAACGCCTCGACAGCGGCACGGCGAGTTCACCCGATGTCGTCGTGCTGGATCCCGCCGATCCCGAACGACAGGTCGCAACCCCGGTCGCGCTCGATCTCACGCTGGTGCTGCCGGAGGACGCGGTCGCGTTGTCGGGCTTCGGGCTCACGGGCGCGCTCGATGGCCAGCTGCACGTGCGCCAGCGCCCGGGCACCGAGATGATCGCCAGCGGCACGCTCGATGTGTCGGGGCGCTACAAGGCGTACGGCCAGGAGCTCGAGATCTCGCGCGGTGAACTCACCTGGTCGAATTCCGCGATCGCCAACCCGCTGCTCGACATCCGCGCCGAACGCCAGGTCGGCGACATCACCGCCGGCATCCAGGTGCGCGGGCGCGCGACGGCGCCGCAGGCGGAGGTGTGGTCGGATCCGGCGATGGACGAATCCGAAGCGCTGTCGTATCTCGCCCTCGGCCGCCCCATCAGCACGGCGAGCAACGAGGAAGGCAAGCAGTTGAATGCCGCGTCCGCGGCGTTGTCCGCCGGCGGCAGCCTGCTGGCGTCGCAACTCGGTGCGCGCATCGGCCTGGACGATGCCGGGGTGATGGATTCGCGCACCTTGGGCGGCAGTGTGTTCGGCGTGGGCAAGTACCTCTCGCCGAAGTTGTACGTCGGCTACGGCGTGTCGCTGCTCGGCACCGGCCAGGTGCTCACGCTGAAGTACCTGCTGCGCAAGGGCTTCGACATCCAGATCGAGTCGAGCACGGTCGAGAACCGCGGCTCGGTGAACTGGCGGAAGGAGAAGTAACCGCGCAAAGAAAGACCCCGGACCTTGCGGCCCGGGGTCGAAGCGGATCCTTGGGATCCGCAGGAGTTGCGTTGGATTTGTTATCCGATCAGAACGTCACCGACCACGAGTTGATGTAACCGGTGTCGCCCGCGGCGTTGTCGTTCACGCGAAGGTTCCACGTGCCGTTCAGCGCTTCGGTGGACAGGTTCACCGTGTAGGTGGTGTTGATGTTGTCCGTGCTGCCGCCAGCACGGTTGCTCAGCACGTAGACCGAACCGTCCGGCGCGACCAGGTCGACCTTCAGGTCGCCGATGTACGTGTGGACGATGTTGACCGCGACCTGCGCGTTGCTCGGCGCGTTGCCCGTGCGACCGGACACCGTGATCGGGCTGCTGACCGTGGTGTTGTCGCCGATCGCCACGTCGGTGCCGTTGGTGTAGGTCTGCGTCGAACCGCCGCCGCCACCAGTGGTGTAGTCGCCCGTCAGGCTGACGCCCGAGAAGGTCGAGTACGCCTTGAGGTTGACGTAGTACGTGCCCGCCGAAGCGGTCGC carries:
- a CDS encoding autotransporter assembly complex protein TamA encodes the protein MPPVPRPVFARLCLAALLASVVLPAWAAKVAQVQVKGLDPAMTENVRGSLSLVDAIGKDVSGRRLAYLVREAEAETREALEPFGYYSPVIDVQRTRGADDAPVTVTITVQPGTPVRVRNSDVGISGDGASDHYLSAEIAAFKPKHGDVFEHVVYEDSKARITRRLAERGYFDADFATRKVEVTRADHAADISLRWTSGRRYDMGVIGFDQKPKRVVRDSLLQKLVYWKPGEYYHQGRLDRLRKSLTSLDYFSRIEIQPRPEDAVDGQVPVDVHLTPAKRDIYTAGVSYGTDSGGGVRLGLERRYVNDRGHKLLAQIDYATRRKTATVQYRVPAFLWLDGWYTASLQAADEQTDDSDTRRLELVGSRSGEVNKYLTAVVALHVLRERWRFLSSDPLAPIEDYKYASMLFPSVSAEYIDADDRLYPRRALGGTVLLRGAVEGVASDATFVQIHTTARWFHGLGPTDRLLVRGELGHTFTNALVEMPLSLRFFAGGDRSVRGYGWREIGPRNGDLATGAKNVITGSIEYERYFTKEWGGAVFVDTGDAFDSEKPDFHTGVGIGVRWRSPVGPVRVDVARGLNGPDAGFTLHFNIGADL
- a CDS encoding translocation/assembly module TamB domain-containing protein: MPLTPEQRAQRTAARKALARRVAIRSSILALALGVVVVALLYWLLTTIGGRDVLLSQIVSRLPPGATLTWTSAEGPASGPLTLHGVRFAYASDPKQPAKRMVFTAQTLVLDPALRPLLGRTLRLDALDVRGATLDLPVSDEPFQFPRWPESLPHIAPPMALIADTIRIDGFRVSQEGAPLIDIRSARAGLQASQGRLHVEHLTVDSDRGHFTLHGDYVPRQRYRTDLLATAVLPAPAGSTAPRLAMVARGDVARLDVAIAGRAPAPLRATLVLRGEPDPRWHVRAVASAFDPAVFTGAPPAAEPYAFDLIADGTGGRARVQGHVVQGDMRIDVQPSNVRLEDRVLTVEPLVIDALQGRATLRGYADLRDAARRVLRFSVNARGFRWGGTPTAPAVIGDADFGVAGRLESWAAIGNARLLREDRRATVQFDARGDTTHALLRKLDAQMPEGTLEANGDVHWSPALAWQFDAQLAGFDPGYFVPDFPGRIEGTLETRGRARKGGGFDATLDAPQLRGTLRGRALDAHANVAMHGDEFEGDVVLSLGGSHASAKGTYGRTLSLDAKFDPLRLDDLLPGAGGALRGTATLRGARDAPDIAADLDGTGLHWGDWRAGTLRAHGRLPWRNGAGTLHVEAADVQAGLAIDRAVIDARGAFERLSLDASIAAPMVQATLSGDAVKRGAQWSGTLASLRLAPAKGGPWTLDHAAQWRWDGRNGALSNACLNAAGGGSLCANADWPRHGLDVRADRLPLTLATPWLPERTDGRPWLLHGEIALVGQVRPVGNAWRGTARVTSVDGGMKNSERSRRDLLSYQDLSLDAQFDPQRISVVVGARVNEDGRLDARIATGWDDYAPLDGDIAIRTDALTWMELLSPDIVEPTGLLEGHVALGGTRAQPSLGGQAHLSNFATELPALAIALSDGDVRLDAQPDGTARINGSLHSGEGTLRLDGTLGWRGEDTPLVLNVTGQNVLAADTRDLRAVIDPNVVVRYAAGKPLEVTGTVRVPSARLDLERLDSGTASSPDVVVLDPADPERQVATPVALDLTLVLPEDAVALSGFGLTGALDGQLHVRQRPGTEMIASGTLDVSGRYKAYGQELEISRGELTWSNSAIANPLLDIRAERQVGDITAGIQVRGRATAPQAEVWSDPAMDESEALSYLALGRPISTASNEEGKQLNAASAALSAGGSLLASQLGARIGLDDAGVMDSRTLGGSVFGVGKYLSPKLYVGYGVSLLGTGQVLTLKYLLRKGFDIQIESSTVENRGSVNWRKEK